The following coding sequences are from one Streptomyces angustmyceticus window:
- the ahcY gene encoding adenosylhomocysteinase: MTTAATGQDFKVADLSLAAFGRKEITLAEHEMPGLMAIRKEYAAARPLAGARITGSLHMTVQTAVLIETLAALGAEVRWASCNIFSTQDHAAAAIAVGPNGTPDAPQGIPVFAWKGESLEEYWWCTEQALTWPNSPTGGPNMILDDGGDATLLVHKGVEYEKAGKVPAVETAESDEHRAILELLTRSLGESPQKWTDLASEIRGVTEETTTGVHRLYEMHRDGDLLFPAINVNDAVTKSKFDNKYGCRHSLIDGINRATDVLIGGKTAVVCGYGDVGKGCAESLRGQGARVIITEIDPICALQAAMDGYQVTTLEEVVETADIFVTTTGNKDIIMASDMARMKHQAIVGNIGHFDNEIDMAGLAKLDGIVKDEVKPQVHTWTHPDGKVLIVLSEGRLLNLGNATGHPSFVMSNSFADQTLAQIELFTKPEEYPTDVYVLPKHLDEKVARLHLDSLGVKLTELRPEQAAYIGVQVEGPYKPDHYRY, from the coding sequence ATGACGACAGCAGCCACCGGCCAGGACTTCAAGGTCGCCGACCTGTCCCTCGCCGCTTTCGGCCGCAAGGAGATCACCCTCGCCGAGCACGAGATGCCCGGTCTGATGGCGATCCGCAAGGAGTACGCCGCCGCCCGGCCGCTGGCCGGTGCCCGCATCACCGGGTCCCTGCACATGACCGTGCAGACCGCCGTGCTGATCGAGACCCTGGCCGCCCTGGGCGCCGAGGTCCGCTGGGCGTCCTGCAACATCTTCTCCACCCAGGACCACGCCGCCGCGGCCATCGCGGTGGGCCCGAACGGCACGCCCGACGCACCGCAGGGCATCCCGGTGTTCGCCTGGAAGGGCGAGTCCCTGGAGGAGTACTGGTGGTGCACGGAGCAGGCGCTGACCTGGCCCAACTCGCCCACCGGCGGCCCGAACATGATCCTCGACGACGGCGGCGACGCCACCCTCCTGGTCCACAAGGGCGTCGAGTACGAGAAGGCCGGCAAGGTCCCGGCGGTGGAGACGGCGGAGAGCGATGAGCACCGGGCGATCCTGGAGCTGCTGACCCGTTCGCTGGGCGAGTCGCCGCAGAAGTGGACGGACCTGGCCTCCGAGATCCGTGGTGTGACGGAGGAGACCACCACCGGCGTGCACCGCCTCTACGAGATGCACCGTGACGGGGACCTGCTGTTCCCGGCGATCAACGTGAACGACGCGGTGACGAAGTCGAAGTTCGACAACAAGTACGGCTGCCGCCACTCGCTGATCGACGGCATCAACCGTGCCACCGACGTCCTGATCGGCGGCAAGACCGCCGTGGTCTGCGGTTACGGCGACGTCGGCAAGGGCTGCGCGGAGTCGCTGCGCGGCCAGGGCGCCCGCGTGATCATCACCGAGATCGACCCGATCTGTGCGCTGCAGGCGGCGATGGACGGCTACCAGGTGACCACCCTGGAGGAGGTCGTCGAGACGGCGGACATCTTCGTCACGACGACGGGCAACAAGGACATCATCATGGCCTCCGACATGGCCCGGATGAAGCACCAGGCGATCGTCGGCAACATCGGTCACTTCGACAACGAGATCGACATGGCCGGACTGGCGAAGCTCGACGGCATCGTCAAGGACGAGGTCAAGCCGCAGGTGCACACCTGGACGCACCCGGACGGCAAGGTGCTGATCGTGCTGTCCGAGGGCCGTCTGCTGAACCTGGGCAACGCCACCGGCCACCCCAGCTTCGTGATGTCGAACTCGTTCGCGGACCAGACGCTGGCCCAGATCGAGCTGTTCACCAAGCCCGAGGAGTACCCCACCGACGTCTACGTGCTGCCCAAGCACCTCGACGAGAAGGTCGCCCGCCTCCACCTCGACTCCCTCGGCGTCAAACTCACCGAGCTGCGCCCGGAGCAGGCCGCCTACATCGGCGTCCAGGTCGAGGGCCCGTACAAGCCCGACCACTACCGCTACTGA
- the metK gene encoding methionine adenosyltransferase, which translates to MSRRLFTSESVTEGHPDKIADQISDTVLDALLAADPASRVAVETLITTGQVHLAGEVTTTAAAPIAALVREKILDIGYDSSKKGFDGASCGISVSLGAQSPDIAQGVDTAYEKRAAPAGSGAETDDLDAQGAGDQGLMFGYACDDTPELMPLPIQLAHRLSQRLTEVRKNGTVPYLRPDGKTQVTIEYLGSQPTRLDTVVVSSQHASDIDLDTLLAPDIREFVVEHVLGQLADDGIKLDTDGYRLLVNPTGRFEVGGPMGDAGLTGRKIIIDTYGGMARHGGGAFSGKDPSKVDRSAAYAMRWVAKNVVAAGLARRCEVQVAYAIGKAQPVGLFIETFGTAVVATERIEKAVTEVFDLRPASLIRDLDLLRPIYAKTAAYGHFGRELPEFTWERTDRVDALRKAAGV; encoded by the coding sequence ATGTCCCGCCGCCTGTTCACCTCGGAGTCCGTGACCGAGGGCCACCCAGACAAGATCGCCGACCAGATCAGCGACACCGTCCTCGACGCCCTGCTGGCCGCCGACCCCGCGTCCCGGGTCGCCGTCGAGACCCTGATCACCACCGGGCAGGTGCATCTCGCCGGTGAGGTCACCACCACCGCCGCCGCACCGATCGCCGCCCTCGTCCGCGAGAAGATCCTCGACATCGGCTACGACTCGTCCAAGAAGGGCTTCGACGGCGCCTCCTGCGGCATCTCCGTCTCCCTCGGCGCCCAGTCGCCCGACATCGCGCAGGGGGTGGACACCGCCTACGAGAAGCGCGCGGCCCCCGCCGGCTCCGGCGCGGAGACCGATGACCTCGACGCCCAGGGCGCCGGCGACCAGGGCCTGATGTTCGGCTACGCCTGCGACGACACCCCCGAGTTGATGCCGCTGCCGATACAGCTGGCCCACCGGCTCTCCCAGCGGCTGACGGAGGTCCGCAAGAACGGCACCGTTCCTTACCTGCGCCCGGACGGCAAGACGCAGGTCACCATCGAGTACCTGGGCAGCCAGCCGACCCGCCTGGACACCGTTGTCGTCTCGTCCCAGCACGCCTCCGACATCGACCTGGACACCCTGCTGGCCCCCGACATCCGCGAGTTCGTCGTCGAGCACGTCCTCGGGCAACTGGCCGACGACGGCATCAAACTCGACACCGACGGCTACCGGCTGCTGGTCAACCCGACCGGCCGCTTCGAGGTCGGCGGCCCGATGGGCGACGCCGGCCTCACCGGCCGCAAGATCATCATCGATACGTACGGCGGCATGGCCCGGCACGGTGGCGGCGCCTTCTCCGGCAAGGACCCCTCCAAGGTCGACCGCTCCGCCGCCTATGCGATGCGCTGGGTGGCGAAGAACGTGGTCGCGGCCGGGCTGGCCCGGCGCTGCGAGGTCCAGGTGGCCTACGCCATCGGAAAGGCGCAGCCCGTCGGCCTGTTCATCGAGACCTTCGGTACCGCCGTGGTGGCCACCGAACGGATCGAGAAGGCCGTGACCGAGGTCTTCGACCTGCGTCCCGCCTCCCTCATCCGCGACCTCGACCTGCTCCGCCCCATCTACGCCAAGACCGCCGCGTACGGCCACTTCGGCCGGGAGCTGCCGGAGTTCACCTGGGAGCGCACCGACCGGGTGGACGCCCTGCGCAAGGCCGCAGGAGTCTGA